The Armatimonas rosea genome includes a window with the following:
- a CDS encoding carbohydrate kinase family protein, translating to MSQESKLAVVGIGEILWDLLPAGRQLGGAPTNFAYHTNAQGFPAAAVSAVGADALGQDIQAQVAAGGMSTAFLTVLPDYPTGTVTVALDEKGVPSYEIHTGVAWDYLPWTDSLAALAPTLRAVCFGTLGQRSPASRTTIQRFVAATGPECLRVCDINLRQQFYTDELLRESLELATVLKLNHEELPIIAASLGLTGSPTELLTQLCARFALRLVALTRGSQGSLLVTPDAISEFTGRSVKVVDTIGAGDAFTAALVAGLLRGEALDTINEAANETAAQVCQHAGAIP from the coding sequence ATGTCCCAGGAGTCAAAACTTGCGGTGGTCGGGATCGGGGAGATTCTCTGGGACCTGCTGCCTGCGGGGCGCCAGCTCGGTGGCGCCCCGACCAACTTTGCCTACCACACCAATGCCCAGGGCTTCCCTGCGGCTGCCGTGAGCGCCGTGGGGGCGGATGCGCTCGGGCAGGACATCCAGGCGCAGGTGGCCGCAGGGGGGATGTCCACGGCGTTTCTTACCGTCCTACCTGACTATCCCACCGGCACGGTGACAGTCGCTCTGGATGAAAAAGGCGTCCCGAGCTATGAGATTCACACCGGAGTCGCCTGGGATTACTTGCCCTGGACCGACTCCCTCGCCGCGCTCGCCCCGACCCTGCGGGCGGTCTGCTTTGGGACCCTGGGCCAGCGCTCGCCTGCCTCGCGGACTACCATCCAGCGCTTTGTGGCCGCGACCGGCCCGGAGTGCCTGCGTGTCTGTGACATCAACCTGCGCCAGCAGTTCTATACCGATGAGCTTCTGCGCGAGTCGCTGGAGCTGGCGACGGTCCTGAAACTCAACCACGAGGAACTGCCGATTATCGCGGCGAGCTTGGGGCTGACCGGCTCCCCGACCGAGCTCCTCACCCAGCTCTGTGCGCGCTTCGCCCTGCGCCTCGTGGCACTGACACGGGGTAGCCAGGGAAGCCTACTGGTAACCCCCGATGCGATCTCGGAGTTCACCGGGCGCTCGGTTAAGGTGGTCGATACGATCGGGGCAGGGGATGCGTTTACCGCGGCGCTGGTCGCGGGCCTGCTCCGGGGCGAGGCGCTCGACACGATCAATGAGGCCGCCAACGAGACCGCCGCCCAGGTCTGCCAGCACGCCGGGGCGATCCCGTAG